A genomic window from Ruminiclostridium cellulolyticum H10 includes:
- a CDS encoding IS481-like element ISCce1 family transposase, with amino-acid sequence MTAQDRIVKNKMSLIELAEYLQNVSEACKIHGVSRQHFYDIKKAYEENGLEGLKDKTRRKPCMKNRVAPETEEAVLRIAYEKPAYGQLRASNELRKQGVLVSAGGVRSIWQRYNIETFDKRLKKLEEKAAKEGILYTEDQLAALEKAQQEKNISIDEIDTQHPGYLLAQDTFYVGYIKGVGRIYQQTAIDTYSAVGFAKLYTAKVPVTAADILNDRVLPFFENHMIPIMRVLTDRGTEYCGAPEKHLYELFLQMNDIEHTMTKAKSPQTNGICERFNQTILNEFYKPAFRRTMYKSVEQMQEDLDFYMLEYNEERTHQGKRCKGKTPMQTFLDSLPLAREKLLNDPAS; translated from the coding sequence ATGACAGCACAAGATCGTATAGTTAAAAACAAAATGAGCCTGATTGAGTTGGCCGAATATCTTCAAAACGTAAGTGAAGCATGTAAAATTCATGGAGTCAGCAGACAGCACTTCTATGATATTAAGAAAGCTTACGAGGAAAATGGTCTGGAAGGATTAAAGGACAAGACCAGAAGAAAGCCTTGTATGAAAAACAGGGTTGCTCCAGAAACTGAGGAAGCCGTATTAAGAATAGCATATGAAAAGCCGGCATACGGGCAGCTCAGGGCAAGTAACGAACTGAGAAAACAAGGAGTTCTTGTATCAGCCGGAGGGGTAAGATCAATCTGGCAGAGATATAATATAGAAACCTTTGACAAGAGACTCAAAAAGCTTGAAGAAAAGGCTGCCAAGGAAGGCATACTTTACACTGAAGATCAGCTCGCTGCTCTGGAAAAGGCACAGCAGGAAAAGAATATATCCATAGACGAGATAGATACCCAGCACCCGGGATATTTGCTGGCACAGGACACTTTCTATGTGGGCTATATCAAAGGTGTTGGACGTATATATCAGCAAACTGCCATAGATACTTATTCGGCAGTGGGATTCGCAAAATTATATACAGCCAAGGTACCAGTAACAGCAGCAGATATATTAAATGACAGAGTCTTACCGTTCTTTGAGAATCATATGATACCGATAATGAGAGTACTCACAGACAGAGGAACGGAGTACTGTGGAGCACCTGAGAAACACTTGTATGAGTTATTTCTGCAGATGAACGACATTGAGCACACAATGACAAAGGCTAAAAGCCCTCAAACAAACGGTATATGCGAGCGTTTTAACCAAACAATTCTGAATGAATTTTATAAACCCGCATTCCGAAGGACAATGTATAAATCAGTTGAACAAATGCAGGAGGATTTGGATTTTTATATGCTGGAATACAACGAAGAGCGAACACATCAGGGGAAAAGGTGTAAAGGCAAGACGCCGATGCAGACATTTCTTGACAGCTTGCCTCTTGCCCGAGAGAAGCTCCTGAATGATCCTGCGAGTTAA
- the disA gene encoding DNA integrity scanning diadenylate cyclase DisA yields MRLERLKNDSFLDVLKMMAPGTTLREGLENILKAKTGALIVIGDSPEVIKIVDGGFTINKPYTSSHLYELAKMDGAIVVSKDLKVILYANALLIPDPTIVTTETGTRHKTAERFAKQTGEIVVCISQRRNVITLYKDSKKYILRDTSTILTRANQALQTLEKYKSVLDAGIKKLNVLELEDIVTLNDVTYVIQRTEMVMRIVDEIDRYICELGNEGRLVSMQLEELVQNVENNVWLVIEDYSIKKDGINTNDIVKHLRNLSNDELVDQTSVAKLLGFSGATVSLDTSVLPKGYRMLSRLPKLPVTIMKNMINEFQNLQGVVKASIEDLDKVEGIGEVRAKSITEGLLRIKEQTTMDKRSIY; encoded by the coding sequence ATGAGGTTGGAGAGATTAAAAAACGATAGCTTTTTAGATGTTTTGAAGATGATGGCACCGGGAACTACACTCAGAGAGGGTCTGGAAAACATATTAAAGGCAAAAACCGGTGCCCTGATTGTTATCGGAGACTCTCCAGAGGTAATAAAGATAGTTGACGGCGGATTTACCATAAACAAGCCCTATACCTCATCACACCTTTATGAACTTGCAAAAATGGACGGAGCCATAGTTGTCAGTAAGGATTTAAAGGTAATTCTGTACGCAAATGCACTCCTCATACCTGACCCTACTATAGTAACTACTGAAACGGGAACTAGACATAAAACAGCAGAGAGGTTTGCAAAACAGACGGGTGAGATTGTAGTATGTATTTCCCAAAGACGAAATGTCATTACACTATATAAGGATAGCAAAAAATATATACTCAGGGATACTTCTACAATATTGACCCGTGCCAATCAGGCTTTGCAGACTCTTGAAAAGTACAAAAGTGTACTTGATGCCGGAATAAAGAAATTAAATGTATTGGAACTTGAAGATATAGTTACGCTCAACGATGTGACATATGTTATCCAAAGAACAGAGATGGTAATGCGTATTGTTGATGAGATTGACAGATATATCTGCGAATTAGGAAATGAAGGAAGACTAGTAAGTATGCAGCTGGAGGAGCTTGTCCAGAACGTCGAGAATAATGTATGGCTTGTTATTGAGGACTACTCAATAAAGAAAGATGGAATAAACACAAATGACATAGTAAAACACCTTCGCAATTTATCAAATGATGAGCTTGTAGACCAAACAAGCGTTGCAAAGCTATTAGGTTTCTCCGGGGCAACGGTTTCACTGGATACTTCTGTTTTACCAAAAGGGTATAGAATGTTGAGCCGACTGCCGAAACTTCCTGTTACCATCATGAAAAATATGATAAATGAGTTTCAGAATCTTCAGGGAGTAGTAAAAGCAAGCATTGAAGATTTGGATAAAGTGGAAGGCATAGGGGAAGTAAGGGCAAAATCCATTACGGAAGGTCTTTTAAGAATAAAGGAGCAAACCACAATGGATAAAAGATCAATATATTAA
- a CDS encoding PIN/TRAM domain-containing protein, whose product MNVLNRIIKISFSILGAITGVTILNTILLMNFKIGENLKVPLMLLFSSVFCALFYFMAAKIIEVLIGFIDKIERGIQNVTMSELILGAAGLILGLIVANLVSTPIIKIQIIGLPIAVIINILFGLMGVILSQRKKNESIMDIFKEQSSARNTKLIDTCTIIDGRIVDIFNAGFLEGDMVIPTYVLEELRHIADSQDGLRRARGRRGLDILNMLQKDNNNIVKIDETDYPDIQETDEKLLRTAQKLKCKLVTIDYNLTKVAALKGIQVLNINDLANAVKPLALPGEEMNILVVKDGKENGQGVGFLEDGTMIVVDGGKKYLGQTISVMVTSVLQTSAGRMVFVKPNISD is encoded by the coding sequence ATGAATGTGCTAAACAGGATTATTAAAATTTCTTTTTCTATTCTAGGAGCTATTACCGGAGTTACTATATTAAATACAATTTTACTGATGAATTTTAAAATAGGTGAAAATTTAAAAGTGCCATTAATGCTACTGTTTTCATCTGTTTTTTGTGCCCTTTTTTACTTTATGGCAGCTAAGATAATTGAAGTTCTCATAGGTTTTATTGATAAAATTGAAAGAGGCATACAAAACGTAACCATGTCAGAGCTGATACTTGGTGCTGCCGGACTTATACTAGGACTTATTGTGGCAAACCTTGTAAGTACACCTATAATAAAGATTCAAATAATAGGCCTTCCCATTGCTGTAATTATCAATATACTGTTCGGTCTGATGGGTGTTATCCTGTCACAAAGAAAGAAAAATGAAAGTATAATGGATATTTTCAAGGAGCAATCATCTGCCCGGAATACCAAACTTATTGATACATGTACCATAATTGACGGGAGAATTGTTGACATATTCAATGCAGGGTTTTTAGAAGGCGACATGGTAATTCCTACTTATGTTCTCGAAGAATTAAGGCATATAGCTGATTCTCAGGACGGGCTAAGAAGAGCCAGGGGGAGAAGGGGACTGGATATCCTTAATATGCTTCAAAAGGATAACAATAATATTGTAAAAATAGACGAAACAGATTACCCTGATATACAGGAAACTGATGAAAAACTTCTTAGAACAGCCCAAAAGCTTAAATGTAAGCTGGTAACCATAGATTACAATCTTACAAAGGTAGCTGCTTTGAAGGGAATACAGGTTCTCAATATAAATGACCTTGCCAATGCGGTTAAGCCTCTTGCCCTACCCGGGGAAGAGATGAATATTCTGGTTGTGAAAGATGGAAAGGAAAACGGGCAGGGTGTTGGGTTTTTGGAGGACGGTACGATGATAGTGGTCGACGGGGGTAAAAAGTACCTTGGACAGACAATATCGGTAATGGTAACAAGTGTACTTCAAACATCGGCAGGCCGCATGGTTTTTGTAAAACCCAATATAAGTGATTAA
- the radA gene encoding DNA repair protein RadA: protein MQKVGLINIKNKTVFKCSNCGYVSPKWVGRCPECDNWNTFEEREIQNQKNSRSASARITKPLVRLTQVKAGNSDRIVTGINEFNRVMGGGIVKDSITIITAKPGAGKSTLLLQVAGDVASKGLKVLYASGEESESQIKSRADRIFNKIEDGVWVYSDNSMDNVLNVVSQVDPDLLIVDSIQTFILEGFPGSRAGSPTQTMECANELLKLAKDPVRPRAVFLVGQMNKSEEIAGLRALEHLVDTVLILDGDNEEELRGLSVSKNRFGSTWERGYFSMTENGLESIDNPSEYFMTSRDKNEKVSGCALTVVKDGSRPIIVEIESLVSKTYTPYPSRIGECVRREQLNTLISILEQRGRISLYDKDVVIKTTGGLKFKEPAVNLSIIMSIVSSVYDKEIPNDTAFISDVGLTGELKKVPSLELRIRELDRRGFGHVYVAKNALIRSLDIKNIEVHEVKSIQEVIGMVFK from the coding sequence ATGCAAAAAGTGGGGTTGATTAATATAAAAAACAAGACGGTTTTCAAGTGCAGTAATTGCGGATACGTATCCCCAAAGTGGGTGGGGAGATGTCCGGAATGCGACAACTGGAACACCTTTGAAGAAAGGGAAATACAAAATCAAAAGAACTCCAGGTCAGCTTCGGCAAGGATAACAAAGCCTTTAGTGAGGCTGACTCAAGTTAAGGCCGGTAATAGTGACCGTATTGTAACAGGTATTAATGAGTTCAACAGGGTTATGGGCGGGGGGATAGTAAAGGACTCAATAACCATAATCACAGCTAAACCCGGTGCAGGAAAATCTACATTGCTTTTACAGGTTGCAGGGGATGTTGCATCAAAAGGCCTGAAAGTGCTTTATGCATCTGGTGAGGAAAGCGAAAGCCAGATAAAAAGCAGGGCTGACCGGATTTTTAATAAAATTGAAGACGGTGTGTGGGTATACTCCGACAATAGTATGGATAACGTACTTAATGTTGTTTCACAGGTAGACCCGGACCTTTTAATAGTAGACAGTATACAGACATTTATTTTAGAAGGCTTCCCCGGTTCCAGGGCGGGTTCTCCTACGCAAACCATGGAGTGTGCCAATGAGCTTCTTAAACTGGCAAAAGACCCTGTACGGCCCAGAGCGGTTTTTCTGGTAGGTCAGATGAATAAAAGCGAGGAAATAGCCGGGCTCAGGGCACTTGAACATTTAGTAGACACAGTACTAATTTTGGATGGTGACAATGAAGAAGAGCTTCGAGGGCTTTCAGTGTCAAAAAACAGGTTTGGCAGCACCTGGGAGAGAGGCTATTTCTCAATGACTGAAAACGGTCTGGAATCAATTGATAATCCGTCAGAGTATTTTATGACCAGCCGGGATAAAAATGAAAAAGTGTCGGGATGTGCACTTACTGTTGTCAAAGACGGTTCAAGACCGATTATTGTAGAGATAGAAAGCCTTGTATCAAAAACATATACGCCGTATCCTTCCAGAATCGGAGAATGTGTGAGAAGAGAACAGCTTAACACCCTGATATCCATACTGGAACAAAGGGGAAGAATATCTCTTTATGATAAGGATGTTGTTATAAAGACCACTGGTGGTCTTAAATTCAAAGAGCCGGCTGTAAACCTGTCAATAATAATGAGTATTGTATCATCTGTTTATGATAAGGAAATACCTAATGACACAGCGTTCATTTCAGACGTTGGGCTAACAGGAGAATTAAAAAAGGTCCCTTCACTTGAGTTGAGAATCAGAGAGCTTGACAGGAGAGGCTTCGGACATGTTTATGTAGCTAAGAATGCACTTATAAGGTCACTGGATATAAAAAATATAGAGGTACATGAAGTAAAATCTATTCAAGAAGTTATAGGTATGGTTTTCAAATAA
- a CDS encoding glycoside hydrolase family 15 protein, giving the protein MQKSYYNNAITGNSSMLACFSERAELLRLFWPDIDYIQNLDKMFLGLFEKNKTGSTVWLNDIRCEHHQEYLPDSNIIKNMVTNFFDGYKVVLYDFVHPEMDVLVRRFEIENLRGESRELGLMSFSAATSSDSEVACSLFDFMNEALVHYKPDSYIAVTSDIPVYQFQIGNNANDAAVNTYLYGKDDIGMMKDAAISWDLGVFQPHAVKTTNVYLCAADTLKSCKALVRRVKTVGGLTAFRETGRYWKDYLEKTTKLKSGNTLLDDLYKRSLLVFRLMYSKKSGGLMAAPEVDEYFTKCGKYAYCWGRDAAFITGALDIGGLCESVDHFYKWAVNVQDEDGSWQQRYHMNGNLGPCWGLQVDETGTIIWGMLNHYNYTKNTDFLKSVWDSVKAAADFLVRFIDSETGLPRPSFDLWEERYGEHAYSSASVCAGLKSASEMARILGKPSQEYIQWETTADSIKKAIVKYFWKEDYRRFIRSIRVKLNGFGQEPSSDTMLIKVNPKGYVRDVTKEDWIVDVSLVGLGIPFEIFELNDPMLRDTVSLIEQVLTAQGVGGIKRYENDTYIGGNPWILTTLWIALYHAKSGNYKKAKEYLIWAASGKTELGLLPEQINRDTGKPEWIIPLTWSHAMYVHVYSELINAGVL; this is encoded by the coding sequence ATGCAAAAATCATATTATAACAACGCAATTACCGGAAATTCTTCAATGCTGGCATGTTTTAGTGAAAGAGCTGAACTTTTAAGACTTTTTTGGCCCGATATTGATTATATCCAGAATTTGGATAAAATGTTTCTTGGACTATTTGAGAAAAATAAAACAGGAAGCACTGTCTGGCTTAATGACATCCGGTGTGAACATCATCAGGAATACCTTCCTGATTCTAATATAATTAAAAACATGGTTACAAATTTTTTTGACGGATACAAGGTAGTACTATATGACTTTGTACATCCTGAAATGGATGTTTTGGTACGAAGATTTGAAATAGAGAATTTACGCGGCGAGAGCAGGGAATTGGGACTAATGAGTTTTTCAGCCGCCACCAGCAGTGATTCAGAGGTGGCATGCAGCTTGTTTGATTTCATGAATGAAGCACTGGTTCATTATAAGCCGGACAGCTATATTGCCGTTACATCAGATATTCCTGTATACCAGTTCCAAATCGGTAATAATGCCAATGATGCCGCTGTTAATACATATCTGTATGGCAAGGACGATATAGGAATGATGAAGGATGCGGCCATATCATGGGATCTGGGAGTTTTTCAGCCTCATGCTGTAAAGACTACAAATGTATATCTATGTGCGGCAGATACCCTGAAATCCTGTAAAGCTCTTGTAAGAAGAGTAAAAACAGTAGGAGGGCTTACAGCCTTCAGAGAGACAGGGCGGTACTGGAAGGATTATCTGGAGAAAACAACTAAATTAAAATCAGGTAACACTCTTTTGGATGACTTATATAAAAGATCCCTGCTTGTATTCAGACTGATGTATAGTAAAAAAAGCGGCGGATTGATGGCTGCACCTGAAGTTGATGAATATTTTACAAAATGCGGGAAATATGCCTATTGCTGGGGAAGGGATGCGGCCTTTATAACAGGTGCACTGGACATTGGAGGATTGTGCGAAAGTGTTGACCATTTTTATAAATGGGCTGTAAACGTTCAGGATGAGGACGGGAGCTGGCAGCAGAGATATCATATGAACGGTAATTTAGGTCCCTGCTGGGGGCTTCAGGTGGATGAGACAGGGACAATAATCTGGGGAATGTTGAACCACTATAACTATACAAAAAATACAGACTTTCTGAAATCCGTGTGGGATAGTGTAAAAGCGGCCGCAGATTTCCTTGTGAGGTTTATAGACAGTGAAACAGGTCTCCCAAGGCCCAGCTTTGACTTATGGGAAGAGAGATATGGAGAACATGCATATTCCTCGGCTTCCGTATGTGCAGGACTCAAGTCTGCATCAGAAATGGCACGTATACTGGGAAAACCTTCCCAAGAATATATTCAATGGGAGACAACAGCAGACAGTATTAAAAAGGCAATAGTTAAATACTTTTGGAAAGAAGATTACAGACGTTTTATCAGAAGCATACGGGTAAAATTAAACGGCTTCGGGCAGGAGCCTTCTTCTGATACTATGCTGATTAAGGTAAATCCAAAGGGCTATGTAAGGGATGTAACAAAAGAGGATTGGATTGTAGATGTAAGCCTTGTTGGATTGGGTATTCCCTTTGAAATTTTTGAGTTGAATGATCCAATGTTGAGGGATACAGTTTCATTAATTGAACAAGTCCTTACGGCACAAGGAGTTGGCGGAATAAAAAGATATGAAAACGACACATATATAGGCGGAAATCCGTGGATTCTTACCACCCTTTGGATAGCATTGTACCATGCTAAATCAGGAAACTATAAAAAAGCAAAGGAATATCTGATATGGGCTGCAAGTGGAAAAACAGAACTGGGTCTGCTGCCGGAACAGATTAACAGGGATACGGGAAAACCAGAATGGATAATTCCGCTTACATGGTCTCACGCAATGTACGTGCACGTTTATTCAGAGCTTATAAATGCGGGTGTACTGTAA
- a CDS encoding ABC transporter ATP-binding protein: MGSLKSLLKIIPFIKKYRLFFCIGMVGTILCSVASVPIPYFIGYILDNVVAGSKSYKALYYYIGLIALLYVLRYVISFVAQYMFAKVSNEVTNEMRYSVIGKVLDLPMNYLSSTEKGYVQSRIGECGNVSVVFSPSNIGLVLGLVDAVAAAIAMFSLNFKLALVTVVLSPVFYFSSKASAGGFMKVTHQMLESNAVLNGECFEIINGIEDIKILNGKENQLKRFKTKLDDLVKKSIKQSKSILIFIENITIANNIGTLIILLIAGILIIRGQFTIGLYTSFSLYIGRVFGASQGLATAGTTIKPACMSIERLYELLDMKGEDDGKTKNIENIIDSIKAENVTFRYNNNDRNVINSLSFEINKGEKVLLRGENGSGKSTLIKLLVGLYTPNEGNILFNNTDLTTINNKSLRDRIGIVSQSIFLFRGTVLDNILYGQNEKKREDVELLIKKLNLEAYINRLPKGLDSEISQNTAGISGGQAQVIAFIRAMLLEKDVVILDEPISNVDVETRDIILNILKNNEYKGILIVVSHIVDNMEFINKVIEF; encoded by the coding sequence ATGGGAAGCTTAAAAAGTCTGCTTAAAATAATACCATTTATCAAAAAGTACCGTTTATTTTTCTGTATTGGCATGGTAGGTACCATATTGTGTTCAGTAGCTTCTGTTCCCATACCTTACTTTATTGGGTATATACTTGATAATGTTGTGGCAGGGTCAAAGAGCTACAAAGCATTATATTATTATATTGGATTAATTGCATTGCTATATGTACTCAGGTATGTTATCTCTTTTGTAGCCCAATATATGTTTGCCAAAGTTAGCAATGAAGTTACCAATGAAATGAGATATTCGGTAATCGGTAAGGTTTTAGACCTACCAATGAATTATTTATCCAGTACTGAAAAGGGATATGTTCAAAGTAGAATAGGGGAATGCGGCAACGTCAGTGTTGTATTTTCACCGTCAAATATAGGATTGGTTCTTGGTTTGGTCGACGCAGTGGCTGCGGCAATAGCTATGTTTTCGCTGAATTTCAAACTGGCGTTGGTAACTGTTGTTCTATCACCCGTATTTTACTTTTCCTCCAAGGCTTCAGCCGGAGGATTCATGAAGGTAACTCACCAAATGCTGGAATCAAATGCTGTTTTAAACGGAGAATGTTTTGAAATAATAAACGGGATAGAAGACATAAAGATACTAAACGGCAAAGAAAATCAGTTAAAGAGATTTAAAACCAAGCTTGATGACCTTGTAAAAAAGAGTATAAAGCAAAGTAAATCAATATTGATTTTTATTGAGAATATTACAATCGCCAACAATATAGGAACTCTTATAATACTGCTGATCGCAGGAATTCTGATTATAAGAGGTCAGTTTACGATAGGTTTGTATACTTCGTTTTCTTTGTACATAGGAAGAGTTTTTGGTGCCAGTCAGGGTTTGGCAACGGCGGGAACCACAATAAAACCTGCATGTATGAGTATAGAGAGATTGTACGAGCTATTGGATATGAAAGGCGAGGACGATGGTAAAACAAAGAATATTGAAAACATAATTGATTCCATAAAGGCGGAAAATGTCACATTCAGATATAACAACAATGACAGGAATGTTATTAATTCACTAAGCTTTGAAATAAACAAGGGAGAAAAAGTTCTTTTACGAGGTGAAAACGGTTCAGGAAAATCGACACTTATAAAGCTTCTGGTTGGACTGTATACACCGAATGAGGGAAATATACTTTTCAATAATACGGATTTGACTACCATTAATAATAAAAGCTTAAGGGATAGAATCGGTATTGTTTCCCAAAGTATTTTCCTGTTCAGAGGGACTGTTCTTGATAATATATTATACGGTCAGAATGAGAAAAAACGTGAAGATGTTGAACTGCTGATAAAAAAGCTCAATCTGGAAGCATATATAAACAGACTACCAAAAGGGTTAGATTCCGAAATATCTCAGAATACAGCCGGGATTTCAGGGGGACAGGCACAGGTAATTGCCTTCATACGTGCAATGCTTTTAGAAAAGGATGTTGTAATACTTGATGAGCCTATTTCAAATGTGGACGTTGAAACACGGGATATAATATTGAATATTTTGAAGAATAACGAATATAAAGGAATTCTTATTGTTGTTTCCCATATTGTAGATAATATGGAATTTATAAACAAAGTTATTGAATTTTAA
- the ispF gene encoding 2-C-methyl-D-erythritol 2,4-cyclodiphosphate synthase, whose translation MKVGIGQDSHRFDFQNNSKKFILGGVIFDDVTPLDGNSDADVVLHALTNAISGVTCVNILGKVSDEMCLERGITDSSEYLREALKYLVDVKVVHVSISIECSYPKISPKIAEMRKSISELLGIPENCVGITATTGEGLTAFGQGKGVQAFCIVTAI comes from the coding sequence ATGAAAGTTGGAATAGGTCAGGATAGCCACAGATTTGATTTTCAAAACAATTCTAAAAAATTTATACTAGGTGGCGTGATTTTTGATGATGTTACTCCTTTAGACGGTAACAGTGATGCAGATGTAGTTCTCCATGCACTTACCAACGCCATATCCGGAGTAACCTGTGTAAACATACTTGGAAAAGTCAGCGATGAAATGTGTCTTGAAAGAGGAATTACAGACAGTTCTGAATACCTTCGAGAAGCTCTCAAATATCTGGTTGATGTCAAGGTAGTACATGTTTCAATATCAATAGAGTGCTCCTACCCTAAAATTTCACCCAAGATTGCCGAAATGCGAAAATCAATATCCGAACTTTTAGGTATTCCGGAAAACTGTGTTGGCATAACAGCCACAACTGGTGAAGGTCTAACAGCATTTGGTCAGGGTAAAGGCGTACAGGCTTTTTGTATAGTTACTGCAATTTAA
- a CDS encoding CarD family transcriptional regulator, protein MYNVGDKIVYPMHGAGVIESIEEKEILGKTCSYYVMKIPIGDLKVMIPTNNITDIGIRDVISVSEADSVFDFLKNGQHEIPSNWNKRYRENMVKIKSGDIFEVADVVRGLMQREKEKGLSTGERKMLSSAKQILISELVLAKGINQHDVEVKIQEYLYG, encoded by the coding sequence ATGTATAACGTAGGAGATAAAATTGTATATCCCATGCATGGTGCGGGTGTTATTGAATCCATTGAGGAGAAGGAAATACTTGGAAAGACATGCAGCTATTATGTTATGAAAATACCTATCGGTGATTTAAAGGTTATGATACCTACAAACAATATTACTGATATAGGTATAAGAGACGTAATAAGTGTTTCTGAAGCTGACAGTGTCTTTGATTTTTTGAAGAACGGTCAGCATGAAATCCCGTCCAACTGGAATAAACGTTATCGGGAAAACATGGTAAAGATTAAGAGCGGTGACATTTTTGAAGTGGCTGATGTTGTAAGAGGCCTGATGCAAAGAGAGAAGGAAAAGGGGCTTTCTACAGGCGAAAGAAAAATGTTAAGCAGTGCCAAACAGATATTAATAAGTGAATTGGTTCTTGCAAAAGGCATCAATCAACATGATGTTGAGGTCAAAATCCAAGAGTACCTTTACGGCTGA
- the ispD gene encoding 2-C-methyl-D-erythritol 4-phosphate cytidylyltransferase — protein sequence MNQIIQSEKVTAIITAAGKGTRMKSSINKQYIEIAGVPVLARTISAFENCSEVDNIILVVNEEDINFCKNEIVEEFNFTKVISLVSGGAERQNSVYKGLCSIRDKDGVVLIHDGARPFVTNENIVDCINAVREYGACGIGVRSKDTIKISDENGFVQLTPDRSSLWSIQTPQGFMYEIIKNAHDKAVQNGYIGTDDMVLVEKLGIPVKIVEGNYQNIKITTPEDLIMGESLLSSGK from the coding sequence TTGAATCAAATTATACAATCTGAAAAAGTAACTGCAATTATAACCGCAGCAGGGAAGGGTACGAGAATGAAGTCAAGTATTAACAAACAGTATATCGAAATAGCGGGCGTACCTGTACTTGCCAGAACTATAAGTGCTTTTGAGAATTGTTCCGAGGTTGACAATATAATACTTGTTGTTAATGAGGAGGATATAAATTTTTGTAAGAATGAAATAGTTGAGGAATTTAATTTTACAAAGGTAATATCCCTTGTGAGCGGAGGTGCTGAACGGCAGAACTCGGTTTATAAGGGACTTTGTTCTATTAGGGATAAAGATGGAGTTGTACTGATTCATGATGGTGCAAGACCCTTTGTAACAAATGAAAACATCGTAGATTGTATCAATGCCGTAAGAGAATATGGAGCCTGCGGAATCGGAGTCCGGTCAAAGGATACTATTAAGATTTCTGATGAAAATGGGTTTGTGCAGTTAACCCCGGACAGAAGCAGCCTTTGGAGTATTCAAACACCCCAGGGCTTTATGTATGAAATTATAAAGAATGCCCACGATAAAGCTGTACAAAACGGATATATAGGAACGGATGACATGGTTTTGGTTGAGAAATTGGGGATACCGGTTAAAATTGTGGAAGGCAACTATCAAAATATAAAAATTACTACTCCCGAGGATTTAATAATGGGAGAGTCTTTGCTATCTTCTGGTAAATAG